The DNA region TTTTCTTACCAACAGGAGAATTGGCCAGGAAGGTTGGTGGGGAATGCTATGCTGTGTTgataaattcaaatttcaactaaCGTGTTGTCCTTACTCGAGGTTCTTGAATACACGTGCTCTCTTTCTTTCCATGGAGAATTAGATTGTGTGGAGAAATGGCTATTAAGCTCAGTTTAATGTAGTGAATTGGCGAGAATGGACCTATGATCATTCGGATGAAACATCCGTGTAACTAAGCGCAGTCAgctgatgttcaagtgacatgTCAAGTGTTCATTAGTAGTAGAACATTGGCAGCATCCAGTACTGTTGTTGTCGCTTATGGATCTTACCCACAGGTGGATAAAGTTGAATTGTGGTAGCTGCTCTAGTAATGCTCAGTCGTCTTAACTTGTGATGCAGATACCTCGTCCCAGCTGATTTGACTGTTGGCCAGTTTGTTTATGTGGTGCGGAAGAGGATCAAACTCGGTGCTGAGAAAGCCATCTTTGTCTTCGTTAAGAACACTTTGCCTCCCACAGGTAAGCAGAGAGATTGTGTAGGTCTTTTTTACTTCTTAAGATTGTTTTATAATGACGTCTTCTTTCATTGTAGCTGCCCTGATGTCTGCAATTTATGAGGAAAATAAGGATGAAGATGGATTTCTCTACATGACATACAGTGGCGAAAACACATTTGGGTTCGTTGAGCTTGGAAATTAATATCTCAATTGTAAATCTGCCATTTCTTTGATCTCATCGTGGATTGCTAATTGTAGTCGTTTGTTTTCGTTTAACTTATACATCAAAATTTATGGTCCTCTTCAAAATTCCCTTATAATGTACAAATGATAACTCTTGATATCTTATGCTATAGTCTCTTTCATCTAAGTTAATCTTGTTATATAACTAATTACTTTTTCCTTTAATGTTTATGAACCCCTACCAGTCATCGCCCCAGTTGAAACTTCACTAATTTTTAGTACTTAATGTTGATTTGGAAGAAAAGCCTATAGTTTAAGCGTGGTGTTTGCCAGCAATTAATACCTTGATAAATTAGACTTGATTATACTTAAATATTTGTCCTTCGCGCGCAAGCGCGCGTGTATACTCCTAAGCTGCTGCTTCTCTGTGTCGAATATTGCATATTACTCTAGGATTAAGTTATTCATTTATACTGCATGTATCGCTTAACTTGTAATAATTGTTACTTACAATTCTTATTAGGATACCGTTTAACCCTTATTAGAGAGACTTAATCTGCAATTACCTTATAAGTAACCCGAATGTGTACATATCTTATACACGAACAGCCCGTGGCAGAAGCTAAAGAGAAGGTGCAGAGTATGCCAAAAGTACGGTAAGAAATTAAATACAGACTGTGTACTCCTTAGGAATGAAACAAGAATTGATCAAGTCTTGAGGCCCCTAAAATAGGCATGTTTGATCTGAAATCCTTTTTAGAAGGCcatcttttatctttttctatttcatgaaatgggggagtttttcttttgggatttGCTCCTAACCCATTTGATGAACATGGAAGGGCCATTTTTCACCTTCTGTGCACCAGCCACTGCCACTGCTTTGACTTTGCCAATTCCTGCTGATGATGATGAACTAGCCTTCTTCTTGTTTCCATTTCCTTTTCTGCTCTTATAATAGCTGTCATCTTCATCCATGGCACCTATCCCTCCTGCACCCCATTGATCCGCCCAACTCGGTCCATCACTAGCCATAAATCCTTTCTTCAATCAACAAAAGTTTTTCAATTGATTAACCAACAGTCAAGAAACTCCAAGCCAAATTGAATTGTGAACAAGATAAGGTGTTTCTGCAAAGAACAAGGAGAAAACAGAGAAGGGGTTTTGAGGATTTTACCTTATTAGAGCTTGTAATTTGTAGAATTTCTGAACTAGTGGAACTAATGAAATAGGCTCTCTTAAACTTGTGTGTTCCTTTTATAGAAAGAGTTGGCAACTCATAAGATTACTTTCTCTTGAAGTAAACATTTTTGGGCATTGCATTATTAGTTTACACTTTTAGAAAGGGACTAAAGGTTCTCTATTATCACCTGCCTACCTTGTGAATGGTTGTGTATAAAAGTAGAAATTAGTGGAAGGATTTAGTTAACCAAAAGTAAGACTGGGGCTTTGGCTTTTCCTCATATGACAAGCACTTGCTACAAAATTGTTGTCCTCTGCCCAACCCCACTGCCACTCATGCTTGCTTCAGTGATTCCCACGTCTCAAGGGAGCAGCAAAGTTTTGGATTGATGTGATTGTGTTAAAACAGAAATCATATTGGCAGTAAGTGATTTAGATAGCGTGTGTGTTTGAATGTACACTCTTAGCTACATTCTCCCGCATGCATAAAATGGTGCATGCTGATCAGGAACGGAGCTAAGTGGAAGAAAGGtgggttcaattgaatttcctttGTTGAAAAGTTATGCTGTGCTTATAGCACAGGGAAAGATAATTCTTTTAGTTATATAAAAACTAATGAATCCCCCATAACATGAAGGAAATTCTAATAAAAAAAGGGGTgcaaaaattgttttaaatcaCAGACACATGGGTATTTTTTGAATCTTTTCATATAAATTCTTGGCTCCACTACTAATGGTTGAGAGTCATGTGTATATAGGGGCTAGGCATAGGTGGATACATCTTCTTGGATCAGGGAAAACAACAGTAGTGTATGAACGTTTTTTGTACATCCGTATATGCATATTTCATTTCTATCAATTTGAAGTGTTGACTGTGTATTATTATACAATCCtataatatagatatatcaATGGACTTCTAAATTAACATTAATGAGATGGAATATGTTACTAAATTCCTTGGACGTATGTAAACTCACGATGATCAGTTTATCACATT from Lycium ferocissimum isolate CSIRO_LF1 chromosome 2, AGI_CSIRO_Lferr_CH_V1, whole genome shotgun sequence includes:
- the LOC132046344 gene encoding autophagy-related protein 8C-like yields the protein MAKSSFKLEHPLERRQSESSRIREKYPDRIPVIVEKAERSDVPDIDKKKYLVPADLTVGQFVYVVRKRIKLGAEKAIFVFVKNTLPPTAALMSAIYEENKDEDGFLYMTYSGENTFGFVELGN